In one window of Cytophagaceae bacterium ABcell3 DNA:
- a CDS encoding iron ABC transporter permease, whose amino-acid sequence MKPSFSWMKSGGNNITGLLTILSNNLYKLRRSFTIWMAFALLIVLLIATPILTIAVSILEGPGETMQHLSTTVLKDYIVNSVAIMVGTGLLSLLLGISTAWFVSTCQFPGKKIFEWALILPLAIPTYIIAITYAGIADFTGFFQTSLKAITGSYVSIDVMNIYGVIWIMSFVLYPYIYLIARASFTSQSRTILESGRMLGAGSYATFFKLALPVTRPAIIGGLTLVLMEVLNDYGAVKYFGVSTFTTGIFRAWLSLGDFNAAVYLSAILMLFILTLILLERYQRGQAKYDDGNATPKPLRPYQLKGWQKTVVFVICFTPLFFGFLLPLIQLFVWATSTFSSVINWQFLQLIINSFSLAVAASVICLLAATVLIYSVKLNQSLAMKTLARFSVLGYSIPGAVIAVGVMVPLLFLDKSLVPLLEDLTGSAYGLLLTGTSFALLFAYLVRFLAVAYNPIDAGFKKVGNSVDEASRSLGAGPFKTLTKIHLPLIKGALLSGALLVFVDVLKELPLTLILRPFNFNTLATKTFELAGDEMIAESAIPALIIIATGVVPIIILSNLISGGTKK is encoded by the coding sequence GTGAAGCCGTCATTCTCATGGATGAAATCGGGTGGAAATAATATAACTGGTTTGCTAACTATACTAAGTAATAATTTATACAAACTGCGCAGGTCATTCACTATATGGATGGCCTTTGCGCTTTTGATTGTACTGCTTATTGCTACGCCTATCTTGACCATTGCCGTGAGTATCCTTGAAGGGCCTGGCGAAACAATGCAGCATTTAAGCACTACGGTTTTAAAAGACTATATTGTCAACTCTGTTGCTATCATGGTGGGCACAGGGCTGCTTAGCCTGTTGCTGGGAATAAGTACAGCGTGGTTTGTCAGCACATGTCAATTTCCAGGTAAAAAAATATTTGAGTGGGCGTTAATCCTTCCTTTGGCCATCCCGACTTATATCATAGCCATTACCTATGCAGGTATTGCCGATTTTACAGGCTTTTTTCAGACCTCACTGAAGGCAATTACCGGTAGTTATGTTAGCATAGATGTAATGAATATATATGGTGTAATATGGATCATGTCATTTGTCCTATACCCTTATATATATTTAATCGCAAGAGCATCTTTTACCAGTCAGTCCAGGACGATATTAGAATCGGGGCGGATGTTAGGCGCCGGTTCTTATGCCACATTCTTTAAATTAGCGCTTCCTGTAACCCGTCCAGCCATAATAGGTGGATTGACTTTGGTGCTAATGGAGGTCCTCAATGATTACGGAGCTGTTAAGTACTTTGGTGTTTCTACCTTTACAACCGGTATTTTCAGGGCCTGGCTATCGCTGGGTGATTTTAATGCTGCAGTATATCTTTCAGCCATTCTAATGCTTTTTATTTTAACTTTAATTTTACTTGAAAGGTATCAACGTGGACAAGCCAAATATGACGATGGCAATGCAACTCCTAAACCATTGCGTCCATACCAGCTTAAAGGATGGCAAAAAACAGTGGTATTTGTAATATGTTTTACCCCTTTGTTTTTTGGGTTTCTGTTGCCTTTGATACAATTGTTCGTCTGGGCAACAAGCACGTTCTCTTCAGTCATTAACTGGCAGTTCTTGCAACTTATCATAAACAGTTTCTCCTTGGCGGTAGCCGCTTCTGTCATTTGCTTGCTCGCAGCTACCGTATTGATATATTCTGTAAAACTAAATCAATCGCTGGCAATGAAAACCTTGGCCAGGTTTTCGGTGCTGGGTTATTCCATTCCAGGCGCTGTTATTGCTGTGGGGGTTATGGTGCCACTTCTTTTCTTGGACAAGAGTTTGGTGCCTCTTTTGGAAGACCTAACCGGCTCTGCTTATGGCCTTCTGTTAACTGGAACATCTTTTGCTTTGCTTTTCGCTTATTTAGTAAGGTTTTTGGCCGTAGCTTATAACCCTATCGATGCAGGCTTTAAGAAAGTTGGCAACAGTGTCGACGAGGCCTCTAGGTCTTTGGGTGCTGGACCATTTAAAACGTTAACAAAAATACATCTTCCGCTTATTAAGGGAGCATTGCTGAGTGGTGCATTATTGGTTTTTGTTGATGTCTTAAAAGAGCTTCCTTTGACATTGATATTGCGGCCTTTTAACTTCAACACCTTGGCGACGAAGACATTTGAATTGGCCGGTGATGAAATGATAGCCGAATCTGCTATCCCGGCTTTAATTATTATAGCAACAGGGGTTGTTCCTATCATTATATTGAGCAACCTCATTTCCGGAGGAACTAAAAAATGA
- a CDS encoding ABC transporter ATP-binding protein yields MNILQINTLSKKYSSKGPWALKNINLEVEKGELLALIGESGSGKSTLLRLIAGFEDPDDGEIFINDQCVAGKRNFISPEKRQVGMVFQDYALFPHMDIAENVGFGIKQLSGKEKKERVGKCLSLVGLSGYEKRYPHQLSGGQQQRIALARAMAPNPGLILLDEPFSNLDGVLKDQVREEIRNIIKTSGTTAIFVTHDTKDALSTADRIAILKDGEIQQIGYPEEVYNTPANTYVANFFGKTNLLNATPEDGGLKTPVGFIPCPCHTPGKVIMAIRPENIDVCSYSESPYRGRIKSVTYLGDQKQIIIEVEHPKETCCLMVRVPADTAIQVNEKIGFNIKEEKINILQDQNRLAD; encoded by the coding sequence ATGAATATCCTGCAAATAAATACGCTATCTAAAAAGTATTCCAGCAAAGGCCCTTGGGCGCTGAAGAATATTAACCTGGAAGTGGAAAAGGGCGAGCTTCTTGCCCTTATTGGCGAAAGCGGTAGCGGAAAGAGTACCCTTTTGCGGCTGATTGCTGGGTTTGAAGATCCTGATGATGGAGAGATATTTATTAATGACCAATGTGTAGCTGGAAAAAGAAATTTTATTTCTCCCGAAAAAAGACAAGTCGGCATGGTCTTCCAAGATTATGCCTTATTCCCGCATATGGACATTGCTGAAAATGTAGGTTTTGGAATTAAACAGCTTTCTGGCAAGGAAAAGAAAGAACGGGTGGGAAAATGTCTTTCACTTGTGGGCTTGAGTGGCTATGAAAAAAGATACCCCCATCAACTTTCTGGTGGACAACAGCAACGTATAGCCCTTGCAAGGGCCATGGCTCCCAACCCGGGTCTGATCTTACTGGATGAACCTTTTAGCAATCTCGATGGTGTCCTGAAGGACCAGGTAAGGGAAGAGATAAGAAATATCATTAAAACATCTGGCACAACGGCAATATTTGTTACCCACGATACGAAAGACGCACTTTCGACCGCTGATAGAATAGCAATTTTAAAAGACGGTGAAATTCAACAGATTGGTTATCCTGAAGAAGTTTATAACACGCCTGCCAATACTTATGTGGCAAACTTTTTTGGCAAAACAAACCTTCTAAATGCCACGCCTGAGGATGGAGGGTTAAAAACACCTGTAGGCTTTATACCTTGTCCATGCCATACCCCAGGTAAAGTCATTATGGCCATACGCCCGGAAAACATTGATGTTTGCTCCTATTCAGAAAGCCCTTACCGGGGAAGAATCAAGTCGGTAACCTATCTGGGCGATCAAAAACAAATCATTATAGAGGTAGAGCATCCCAAAGAGACATGTTGTTTGATGGTTAGGGTACCAGCCGATACTGCAATTCAGGTGAATGAAAAAATTGGATTCAATATTAAAGAAGAGAAAATAAATATTTTACAGGACCAAAACAGGCTTGCCGATTAA